The region CGCCTCGGGGGTATGTAGGGATCGTCGCCCTCACCAGCAAAGGTGCAGTCGCTTCTTAGCGGACAAACCTGACATAGGGGGTGACTACGACAGACGAGAGCTCCAAGATCGAAGACCGCCTGGGTCCATTCCCATGATCGATCGAGGGGTACGACCGCATTTGCCTTGGCTTGGAGCATTGTGGGTGACGTGATGGGTCCGAAGAAGGCGCGCGAAAGCACACGCTTTGCGTTGGTGTCGAGAGCTGAAACCTTGTGTCCATAAGCCTGCGCAAGGACGGCGTTGGCGATGTAGGCACCAATGCCCGGCAAAGCACAAAGGTCGGGGTAATTCTGGGGCACGACGCCGTGGTGTTTCTCGACGAGTACTTGCGCGCAGGTGCGAAGCCGTATTGCCCGCCGGTTGTATCCAAGGCCGCTCCAACTCGCGAGTACCTCATGAACGGAGGCGGCTGCAAGCTCCGCGGGAGACGCAAAGCGTTCGAGAAAGTTACGGTAATAGCTAACCACCCGGCTGGCCTGGGTCTGGGTTAACATCGTCTCCGCGACCAGGATACGGTAAGGATCGCGGTCCTGGCGCCAAGGGAAGTGGCGGCGGTTGGTCTCACCCCAGACCAGGAGGGCTCCTTGGAGCCGCAGCTCTCGATCGTC is a window of Ferrimicrobium sp. DNA encoding:
- a CDS encoding A/G-specific adenine glycosylase — translated: MMCCDDRELRLQGALLVWGETNRRHFPWRQDRDPYRILVAETMLTQTQASRVVSYYRNFLERFASPAELAAASVHEVLASWSGLGYNRRAIRLRTCAQVLVEKHHGVVPQNYPDLCALPGIGAYIANAVLAQAYGHKVSALDTNAKRVLSRAFFGPITSPTMLQAKANAVVPLDRSWEWTQAVFDLGALVCRSHPLCQVCPLRSDCTFAGEGDDPYIPPRRQSVFEGSHRQKRGLVVRALATGVSDKEELRRYVGLDNHSFDLIYQELSEEGFLDVTSDHRR